A region from the Salvelinus fontinalis isolate EN_2023a chromosome 23, ASM2944872v1, whole genome shotgun sequence genome encodes:
- the LOC129821131 gene encoding serine/threonine-protein phosphatase 6 regulatory ankyrin repeat subunit B-like isoform X2, giving the protein MTEIIMAVLKLVEQPPLVQAIFNGDPEEIRMLIYKSEDINALDADKRTPLHAAAFLGDAEITELLILSGARVNAKDNMWLTPLHRAVASRSEEAVRVLIRHSADVNARDKNWQTPLHVAAANNALRCAEVIIPLLSSVNVSDRGGRTALHHAALNGHTEMVNLLLAKGANINAFDKKDGRALHWAAFMGHLDVVCLLVSQGAEVSCKDKRGYTSLHTAASNGQIAVVKHLLNLAVEIDEANAFGNTALHLACFNGQDAVVSELIDYGANVSQPNNKGFTPLHFAAASTHGALCLEFLVNNGADVNVQSRDGKSPLHMTAVHGRFTRSQTLIQNGGEIDSVDKDGNTPLHIAARYGHELLINTLITSGADCTRRGVHGMFPLHLAAMNAHSDCCRKLLSSGFQIHTPDALGRTCLHAAAAGGNVECVKLLLSSGGDHNRRDKCGRTPLHYAAASRHYQCLETLVSCGTCINATDQWGRSALHYAAASDLDRRRRQALEPESEGVQAEKEKEAALCLEFLLQSGATASLKDKQGYSPVHYAAAYGHRHCLELLLDRDESHQEDTESLSARSPLHLAAYHGHAQALEVLLQGEREVDQGDEAGRTPLALAALRGHTDCVHTLLSQGASPRTTDTNRGRTPVHLAVMNGHTSCVRLLLDDQDSADLVDAADSRGQTPLMLAVAGGHVDAVSLLLEREAAVDTADSQGLTALHLGLLCGQEECVQCLLEQEASVLLGDSRGRTALHLAAARGHASWLAELLSIAFSEPPTPRLRDHQGYTPLHWACYYGHEGCVEVLLEQKGCRCIDGNPFTPLHCAVVNDHESCAALLLEAMGSDIASCKDAKNRTPLHAAAFSGHVDCVQLLLAHDAPVDAVDQSGRSALMMAAEKGGVGAVEVLLTSANASLGLVDQNGNTALHLACSSGKEDCVLFILERLKDTVLIGATNAALQTPLHLAARSGLKQAVQDLLSRGASVQMLDENGLTPALACAPSREVADCLALILATMMPFCSPCSSGVPSPGSLLRALSRQKGSRDPRSPKAPSGPSSEGSASQGTTENDSDSETF; this is encoded by the exons CCTCCGCTGGTTCAGGCCATCTTCAATGGAGACCCTGAGGAGATACGCATGCTTATCTACAAATCGGAAGACATCAACGCTCTG GATGCAGACAAGCGCACCCCGCTCCATGCTGCAGCCTTCCTGGGTGATGCTGAGATCACTGAGCTTCTCATCCTCTCTG gGGCGCGGGTCAACGCCAAAGACAACATGTGGCTCACCCCTCTCCACCGCGCGGTGGCATCCCGTAGTGAG GAGGCCGTTCGCGTGCTGATCCGTCACTCTGCTGATGTGAATGCGCGGGATAAGAACTGGCAGACGCCGCTTCACGTTGCCGCGGCCAACAATGCCCTGCGCTGCGCTGAGGTCATCATCCCCCTGCTGAGCAGCGTCAATGTGTCGGACCGCGGGGGGCGCACCGCCCTGCACCACGCTGCCCTCAACGGGCACACTGAG ATGGTTAACCTGCTACTGGCTAAGGGAGCCAACATTAATGCCTTCGATAAGAAAGATGGCCGCGCCCTGCACTGGGCAGCATTTATGG GTCATCTGGATGTAGTGTGTCTGCTGGTCAGCCAGGGGGCAGAGGTCAGCTGTAAGGATAAACGTGGTTACACCTCTCTACACACGGCCGCTTCTAACGGTCAGATCGCTGTGGTCAAACACCTGCTCAACCTGGCCGTGGAG ATAGATGAGGCCAATGCGTTTGGTAACACGGCTCTGCACTTGGCCTGTTTCAACGGTCAGGATGCTGTGGTCAGTGAGCTGATAGACTACGGGGCTAACGTCAGCCAGCCCAACAACAAGGGTTTTACCCCCCTGCACTTCGCTGCAGCCTCCACCCACGGAGCCCTCTGTCTGGAGTTCCTGGTCAACAACGGGGCTGACGTCAACGTGCAG AGTCGGGATGGGAAGAGCCCCCTCCACATGACAGCTGTCCACGGCCGCTTTACTCGCTCCCAGACACTCATCCAGAATG gtggGGAGATTGACAGTGTGGACAAGGATGGAAACACTCCTCTTCACATCGCTGCTCGCTATGGTCATGAGCTCCTCATTAACACACTCATCACCAGTGGAGCCGACtgcacaag acGAGGAGTCCATGGTATGTTCCCTCTGCACCTGGCTGCTATGAACGCCCACTCGGACTGCTGCCGGAAGCTGCTCTCCTCAG GCTTCCAGATCCACACCCCAGACGCACTGGGGAGGACCTGTCTACACGCTGCCGCCGCTGGggg TAATGTTGAGTGTGTGAAATTGCTTCTGAGCAGCGGTGGGGACCATAACCGGAGGGACAAGTGTGGCAG gacccCTCTCCACTATGCGGCTGCCAGTCGTCACTATCAGTGCCTGGAGACCCTGGTGTCGTGTGGGACCTGCATTAATGCCACTGACCAGTGGGGGCGCTCTGCCCTGCACTACGCAGCTGCCTCCGACCTGGACAGGAG GCGACGTCAGGCTCTGGAGCCAGAGAGTGAAGGGGTCCAggcagagaaggagaaggaggctgCACT ATGTCTGGAGTTCCTGTTGCAAAGTGGTGCTACTGCCTCTCTGAAAGATAAGCAGGGTTATAGTCCTGTCCACTATGCTGCAGCCTATGGCCACAGACACTGTCTGGAGctg CTGTTGGACCGAGACGAGAGTCACCAGGAGGACACAGAATCTCTGAGTGCCAGGAGCCCCCTGCACCTCGCT GCGTACCACGGCCATGCCCAGGCTCTGGAGGTGTTGCTGCAGGGGGAGAGGGAAGTGGACCAGGGGGACGAGGCTGGTCGTACTCCTCTGGCCCTAGCGGCCCTCAGGGGCCACACTGACTGTGTTCACACCCTCCTCAGCCAGGGGGCCTCGCCACGCACCACAGACACCAACAGGGGACGCACCCCTGTACACCTAGCAG TGATGAATGGCCATACTTCGTGTGTACGCCTCCTGCTGGACGACCAAGACAGTGCAGACCTGGTGGATGCTGCAGACTCTCGGGGACA gACTCCTCTGATGCTGGCGGTGGCAGGGGGACATGTGGATGCTGTGTCTCTGCTGCTGGAGAGAGAGGCTGCTGTAGACACAGCAGACAGCCAGGGCCTGACCGCCCTGCACcttggg ctGCTGTGTGGTCAGGAGGAGTgtgtccagtgtctgttggagCAGGAGGCCTCTGTGTTGCTGGGGGACTCCAGGGGCCGAACAGCCCTCCATCTGGCTGCAGCGAGGGGCCATGCATCCTGGCTTGCTGAGCTGCTGAGTATCGCTTTTTCTGAACCGCCCACGCCCCGCCTCCGAGACCACCAGGGGTACACCCCCCTGCACTGGGCCTGCTACTATG GTCACGAGGGCTGTGTGGAGGTACTGCTGGAGCAGAAAGGTTGTCGATGTATCGATGGGAACCCCTTCACTCCCCTGCACTGCGCTGT GGTGAATGATCATGAATCCTGTGCCGCACTACTGCTGGAGGCCATGGGATCAGACATCGCCAGCTGTAAGGATGCTAAGAATAG gaCTCCCCTCCATGCTGCAGCATTCTCTGGTCATGTGGACTGTGTCCAGCTGCTTCTGGCCCATGATGCACCTGTGGATGCTGTGGATCAATCAGGGCGCAGTGCGCTGATGATGGCTGCAGAGAAGGGAGGAGTGGGTGCTGTAGAGGTGCTGTTGACCAGTGCCAACGCCAGCCTGGGTTTGGTCGACCAGAATGGCAACACAGCCCTCCACCTGGCCTGCAGTAGC GGAAAGGAGGATTGTGTTCTGTTCATCCTGGAGAGGCTAAAGGACACTGTTCTCATAGGTGCCACAAACGCAGCACTGCAGAC GCCACTCCACCTAGCAGCTCGTAgcggtctgaaacaggctgtccagGACCTGCTGTCCAGGGGGGCCAGTGTTCAGATGTTGGATGAGAATG gtCTGACGCCTGCTCTAGCTTGCGCTCCTAGCAGGGAGGTGGCTGACTGTCTGGCTCTCATTCTGGCTACCATGATGCCTTTCTGCTCCCCTTGCAGCTCCGGAGTCCCCTCCCCAGGTTCCCTCCTGAGGGCCCTATCCAGGCAGAAGGGTTCGCGGGACCCTCGTAGCCCCAAGGCCCCCTCTGGCCCCTCCAGCGAGGGAAGTGCCAGTCAGGGCACCACTGAAAACGACTCAGACTCAGAAACCTTTTGA
- the LOC129821131 gene encoding serine/threonine-protein phosphatase 6 regulatory ankyrin repeat subunit B-like isoform X1, with product MTEIIMAVLKLVEQPPLVQAIFNGDPEEIRMLIYKSEDINALDADKRTPLHAAAFLGDAEITELLILSGARVNAKDNMWLTPLHRAVASRSEEAVRVLIRHSADVNARDKNWQTPLHVAAANNALRCAEVIIPLLSSVNVSDRGGRTALHHAALNGHTEMVNLLLAKGANINAFDKKDGRALHWAAFMGHLDVVCLLVSQGAEVSCKDKRGYTSLHTAASNGQIAVVKHLLNLAVEIDEANAFGNTALHLACFNGQDAVVSELIDYGANVSQPNNKGFTPLHFAAASTHGALCLEFLVNNGADVNVQSRDGKSPLHMTAVHGRFTRSQTLIQNGGEIDSVDKDGNTPLHIAARYGHELLINTLITSGADCTRRGVHGMFPLHLAAMNAHSDCCRKLLSSGRRYGIMCPLSNDPSSSALSAGFQIHTPDALGRTCLHAAAAGGNVECVKLLLSSGGDHNRRDKCGRTPLHYAAASRHYQCLETLVSCGTCINATDQWGRSALHYAAASDLDRRRRQALEPESEGVQAEKEKEAALCLEFLLQSGATASLKDKQGYSPVHYAAAYGHRHCLELLLDRDESHQEDTESLSARSPLHLAAYHGHAQALEVLLQGEREVDQGDEAGRTPLALAALRGHTDCVHTLLSQGASPRTTDTNRGRTPVHLAVMNGHTSCVRLLLDDQDSADLVDAADSRGQTPLMLAVAGGHVDAVSLLLEREAAVDTADSQGLTALHLGLLCGQEECVQCLLEQEASVLLGDSRGRTALHLAAARGHASWLAELLSIAFSEPPTPRLRDHQGYTPLHWACYYGHEGCVEVLLEQKGCRCIDGNPFTPLHCAVVNDHESCAALLLEAMGSDIASCKDAKNRTPLHAAAFSGHVDCVQLLLAHDAPVDAVDQSGRSALMMAAEKGGVGAVEVLLTSANASLGLVDQNGNTALHLACSSGKEDCVLFILERLKDTVLIGATNAALQTPLHLAARSGLKQAVQDLLSRGASVQMLDENGLTPALACAPSREVADCLALILATMMPFCSPCSSGVPSPGSLLRALSRQKGSRDPRSPKAPSGPSSEGSASQGTTENDSDSETF from the exons CCTCCGCTGGTTCAGGCCATCTTCAATGGAGACCCTGAGGAGATACGCATGCTTATCTACAAATCGGAAGACATCAACGCTCTG GATGCAGACAAGCGCACCCCGCTCCATGCTGCAGCCTTCCTGGGTGATGCTGAGATCACTGAGCTTCTCATCCTCTCTG gGGCGCGGGTCAACGCCAAAGACAACATGTGGCTCACCCCTCTCCACCGCGCGGTGGCATCCCGTAGTGAG GAGGCCGTTCGCGTGCTGATCCGTCACTCTGCTGATGTGAATGCGCGGGATAAGAACTGGCAGACGCCGCTTCACGTTGCCGCGGCCAACAATGCCCTGCGCTGCGCTGAGGTCATCATCCCCCTGCTGAGCAGCGTCAATGTGTCGGACCGCGGGGGGCGCACCGCCCTGCACCACGCTGCCCTCAACGGGCACACTGAG ATGGTTAACCTGCTACTGGCTAAGGGAGCCAACATTAATGCCTTCGATAAGAAAGATGGCCGCGCCCTGCACTGGGCAGCATTTATGG GTCATCTGGATGTAGTGTGTCTGCTGGTCAGCCAGGGGGCAGAGGTCAGCTGTAAGGATAAACGTGGTTACACCTCTCTACACACGGCCGCTTCTAACGGTCAGATCGCTGTGGTCAAACACCTGCTCAACCTGGCCGTGGAG ATAGATGAGGCCAATGCGTTTGGTAACACGGCTCTGCACTTGGCCTGTTTCAACGGTCAGGATGCTGTGGTCAGTGAGCTGATAGACTACGGGGCTAACGTCAGCCAGCCCAACAACAAGGGTTTTACCCCCCTGCACTTCGCTGCAGCCTCCACCCACGGAGCCCTCTGTCTGGAGTTCCTGGTCAACAACGGGGCTGACGTCAACGTGCAG AGTCGGGATGGGAAGAGCCCCCTCCACATGACAGCTGTCCACGGCCGCTTTACTCGCTCCCAGACACTCATCCAGAATG gtggGGAGATTGACAGTGTGGACAAGGATGGAAACACTCCTCTTCACATCGCTGCTCGCTATGGTCATGAGCTCCTCATTAACACACTCATCACCAGTGGAGCCGACtgcacaag acGAGGAGTCCATGGTATGTTCCCTCTGCACCTGGCTGCTATGAACGCCCACTCGGACTGCTGCCGGAAGCTGCTCTCCTCAG GAAGGAGGTATGGCATAATGTGTCCCCTCAGTAACGACCCCTCGTCCTCGGCCCTGTCTGCAGGCTTCCAGATCCACACCCCAGACGCACTGGGGAGGACCTGTCTACACGCTGCCGCCGCTGGggg TAATGTTGAGTGTGTGAAATTGCTTCTGAGCAGCGGTGGGGACCATAACCGGAGGGACAAGTGTGGCAG gacccCTCTCCACTATGCGGCTGCCAGTCGTCACTATCAGTGCCTGGAGACCCTGGTGTCGTGTGGGACCTGCATTAATGCCACTGACCAGTGGGGGCGCTCTGCCCTGCACTACGCAGCTGCCTCCGACCTGGACAGGAG GCGACGTCAGGCTCTGGAGCCAGAGAGTGAAGGGGTCCAggcagagaaggagaaggaggctgCACT ATGTCTGGAGTTCCTGTTGCAAAGTGGTGCTACTGCCTCTCTGAAAGATAAGCAGGGTTATAGTCCTGTCCACTATGCTGCAGCCTATGGCCACAGACACTGTCTGGAGctg CTGTTGGACCGAGACGAGAGTCACCAGGAGGACACAGAATCTCTGAGTGCCAGGAGCCCCCTGCACCTCGCT GCGTACCACGGCCATGCCCAGGCTCTGGAGGTGTTGCTGCAGGGGGAGAGGGAAGTGGACCAGGGGGACGAGGCTGGTCGTACTCCTCTGGCCCTAGCGGCCCTCAGGGGCCACACTGACTGTGTTCACACCCTCCTCAGCCAGGGGGCCTCGCCACGCACCACAGACACCAACAGGGGACGCACCCCTGTACACCTAGCAG TGATGAATGGCCATACTTCGTGTGTACGCCTCCTGCTGGACGACCAAGACAGTGCAGACCTGGTGGATGCTGCAGACTCTCGGGGACA gACTCCTCTGATGCTGGCGGTGGCAGGGGGACATGTGGATGCTGTGTCTCTGCTGCTGGAGAGAGAGGCTGCTGTAGACACAGCAGACAGCCAGGGCCTGACCGCCCTGCACcttggg ctGCTGTGTGGTCAGGAGGAGTgtgtccagtgtctgttggagCAGGAGGCCTCTGTGTTGCTGGGGGACTCCAGGGGCCGAACAGCCCTCCATCTGGCTGCAGCGAGGGGCCATGCATCCTGGCTTGCTGAGCTGCTGAGTATCGCTTTTTCTGAACCGCCCACGCCCCGCCTCCGAGACCACCAGGGGTACACCCCCCTGCACTGGGCCTGCTACTATG GTCACGAGGGCTGTGTGGAGGTACTGCTGGAGCAGAAAGGTTGTCGATGTATCGATGGGAACCCCTTCACTCCCCTGCACTGCGCTGT GGTGAATGATCATGAATCCTGTGCCGCACTACTGCTGGAGGCCATGGGATCAGACATCGCCAGCTGTAAGGATGCTAAGAATAG gaCTCCCCTCCATGCTGCAGCATTCTCTGGTCATGTGGACTGTGTCCAGCTGCTTCTGGCCCATGATGCACCTGTGGATGCTGTGGATCAATCAGGGCGCAGTGCGCTGATGATGGCTGCAGAGAAGGGAGGAGTGGGTGCTGTAGAGGTGCTGTTGACCAGTGCCAACGCCAGCCTGGGTTTGGTCGACCAGAATGGCAACACAGCCCTCCACCTGGCCTGCAGTAGC GGAAAGGAGGATTGTGTTCTGTTCATCCTGGAGAGGCTAAAGGACACTGTTCTCATAGGTGCCACAAACGCAGCACTGCAGAC GCCACTCCACCTAGCAGCTCGTAgcggtctgaaacaggctgtccagGACCTGCTGTCCAGGGGGGCCAGTGTTCAGATGTTGGATGAGAATG gtCTGACGCCTGCTCTAGCTTGCGCTCCTAGCAGGGAGGTGGCTGACTGTCTGGCTCTCATTCTGGCTACCATGATGCCTTTCTGCTCCCCTTGCAGCTCCGGAGTCCCCTCCCCAGGTTCCCTCCTGAGGGCCCTATCCAGGCAGAAGGGTTCGCGGGACCCTCGTAGCCCCAAGGCCCCCTCTGGCCCCTCCAGCGAGGGAAGTGCCAGTCAGGGCACCACTGAAAACGACTCAGACTCAGAAACCTTTTGA
- the LOC129821131 gene encoding serine/threonine-protein phosphatase 6 regulatory ankyrin repeat subunit B-like isoform X3, producing the protein MTEIIMAVLKLVEQPPLVQAIFNGDPEEIRMLIYKSEDINALDADKRTPLHAAAFLGDAEITELLILSGARVNAKDNMWLTPLHRAVASRSEEAVRVLIRHSADVNARDKNWQTPLHVAAANNALRCAEVIIPLLSSVNVSDRGGRTALHHAALNGHTEMVNLLLAKGANINAFDKKDGRALHWAAFMGHLDVVCLLVSQGAEVSCKDKRGYTSLHTAASNGQIAVVKHLLNLAVEIDEANAFGNTALHLACFNGQDAVVSELIDYGANVSQPNNKGFTPLHFAAASTHGALCLEFLVNNGADVNVQSRDGKSPLHMTAVHGRFTRSQTLIQNGGEIDSVDKDGNTPLHIAARYGHELLINTLITSGADCTRRGVHGMFPLHLAAMNAHSDCCRKLLSSGRRYGIMCPLSNDPSSSALSAGFQIHTPDALGRTCLHAAAAGGNVECVKLLLSSGGDHNRRDKCGRTPLHYAAASRHYQCLETLVSCGTCINATDQWGRSALHYAAASDLDRRRRQALEPESEGVQAEKEKEAALCLEFLLQSGATASLKDKQGYSPVHYAAAYGHRHCLELLLDRDESHQEDTESLSARSPLHLAAYHGHAQALEVLLQGEREVDQGDEAGRTPLALAALRGHTDCVHTLLSQGASPRTTDTNRGRTPVHLAVMNGHTSCVRLLLDDQDSADLVDAADSRGQTPLMLAVAGGHVDAVSLLLEREAAVDTADSQGLTALHLGLLCGQEECVQCLLEQEASVLLGDSRGRTALHLAAARGHASWLAELLSIAFSEPPTPRLRDHQGYTPLHWACYYGHEGCVEVLLEQKGCRCIDGNPFTPLHCAVVNDHESCAALLLEAMGSDIASCKDAKNRTPLHAAAFSGHVDCVQLLLAHDAPVDAVDQSGRSALMMAAEKGGVGAVEVLLTSANASLGLVDQNGNTALHLACSSGKEDCVLFILERLKDTVLIGATNAALQTPLHLAARSGLKQAVQDLLSRGASVQMLDENAPESPPQVPS; encoded by the exons CCTCCGCTGGTTCAGGCCATCTTCAATGGAGACCCTGAGGAGATACGCATGCTTATCTACAAATCGGAAGACATCAACGCTCTG GATGCAGACAAGCGCACCCCGCTCCATGCTGCAGCCTTCCTGGGTGATGCTGAGATCACTGAGCTTCTCATCCTCTCTG gGGCGCGGGTCAACGCCAAAGACAACATGTGGCTCACCCCTCTCCACCGCGCGGTGGCATCCCGTAGTGAG GAGGCCGTTCGCGTGCTGATCCGTCACTCTGCTGATGTGAATGCGCGGGATAAGAACTGGCAGACGCCGCTTCACGTTGCCGCGGCCAACAATGCCCTGCGCTGCGCTGAGGTCATCATCCCCCTGCTGAGCAGCGTCAATGTGTCGGACCGCGGGGGGCGCACCGCCCTGCACCACGCTGCCCTCAACGGGCACACTGAG ATGGTTAACCTGCTACTGGCTAAGGGAGCCAACATTAATGCCTTCGATAAGAAAGATGGCCGCGCCCTGCACTGGGCAGCATTTATGG GTCATCTGGATGTAGTGTGTCTGCTGGTCAGCCAGGGGGCAGAGGTCAGCTGTAAGGATAAACGTGGTTACACCTCTCTACACACGGCCGCTTCTAACGGTCAGATCGCTGTGGTCAAACACCTGCTCAACCTGGCCGTGGAG ATAGATGAGGCCAATGCGTTTGGTAACACGGCTCTGCACTTGGCCTGTTTCAACGGTCAGGATGCTGTGGTCAGTGAGCTGATAGACTACGGGGCTAACGTCAGCCAGCCCAACAACAAGGGTTTTACCCCCCTGCACTTCGCTGCAGCCTCCACCCACGGAGCCCTCTGTCTGGAGTTCCTGGTCAACAACGGGGCTGACGTCAACGTGCAG AGTCGGGATGGGAAGAGCCCCCTCCACATGACAGCTGTCCACGGCCGCTTTACTCGCTCCCAGACACTCATCCAGAATG gtggGGAGATTGACAGTGTGGACAAGGATGGAAACACTCCTCTTCACATCGCTGCTCGCTATGGTCATGAGCTCCTCATTAACACACTCATCACCAGTGGAGCCGACtgcacaag acGAGGAGTCCATGGTATGTTCCCTCTGCACCTGGCTGCTATGAACGCCCACTCGGACTGCTGCCGGAAGCTGCTCTCCTCAG GAAGGAGGTATGGCATAATGTGTCCCCTCAGTAACGACCCCTCGTCCTCGGCCCTGTCTGCAGGCTTCCAGATCCACACCCCAGACGCACTGGGGAGGACCTGTCTACACGCTGCCGCCGCTGGggg TAATGTTGAGTGTGTGAAATTGCTTCTGAGCAGCGGTGGGGACCATAACCGGAGGGACAAGTGTGGCAG gacccCTCTCCACTATGCGGCTGCCAGTCGTCACTATCAGTGCCTGGAGACCCTGGTGTCGTGTGGGACCTGCATTAATGCCACTGACCAGTGGGGGCGCTCTGCCCTGCACTACGCAGCTGCCTCCGACCTGGACAGGAG GCGACGTCAGGCTCTGGAGCCAGAGAGTGAAGGGGTCCAggcagagaaggagaaggaggctgCACT ATGTCTGGAGTTCCTGTTGCAAAGTGGTGCTACTGCCTCTCTGAAAGATAAGCAGGGTTATAGTCCTGTCCACTATGCTGCAGCCTATGGCCACAGACACTGTCTGGAGctg CTGTTGGACCGAGACGAGAGTCACCAGGAGGACACAGAATCTCTGAGTGCCAGGAGCCCCCTGCACCTCGCT GCGTACCACGGCCATGCCCAGGCTCTGGAGGTGTTGCTGCAGGGGGAGAGGGAAGTGGACCAGGGGGACGAGGCTGGTCGTACTCCTCTGGCCCTAGCGGCCCTCAGGGGCCACACTGACTGTGTTCACACCCTCCTCAGCCAGGGGGCCTCGCCACGCACCACAGACACCAACAGGGGACGCACCCCTGTACACCTAGCAG TGATGAATGGCCATACTTCGTGTGTACGCCTCCTGCTGGACGACCAAGACAGTGCAGACCTGGTGGATGCTGCAGACTCTCGGGGACA gACTCCTCTGATGCTGGCGGTGGCAGGGGGACATGTGGATGCTGTGTCTCTGCTGCTGGAGAGAGAGGCTGCTGTAGACACAGCAGACAGCCAGGGCCTGACCGCCCTGCACcttggg ctGCTGTGTGGTCAGGAGGAGTgtgtccagtgtctgttggagCAGGAGGCCTCTGTGTTGCTGGGGGACTCCAGGGGCCGAACAGCCCTCCATCTGGCTGCAGCGAGGGGCCATGCATCCTGGCTTGCTGAGCTGCTGAGTATCGCTTTTTCTGAACCGCCCACGCCCCGCCTCCGAGACCACCAGGGGTACACCCCCCTGCACTGGGCCTGCTACTATG GTCACGAGGGCTGTGTGGAGGTACTGCTGGAGCAGAAAGGTTGTCGATGTATCGATGGGAACCCCTTCACTCCCCTGCACTGCGCTGT GGTGAATGATCATGAATCCTGTGCCGCACTACTGCTGGAGGCCATGGGATCAGACATCGCCAGCTGTAAGGATGCTAAGAATAG gaCTCCCCTCCATGCTGCAGCATTCTCTGGTCATGTGGACTGTGTCCAGCTGCTTCTGGCCCATGATGCACCTGTGGATGCTGTGGATCAATCAGGGCGCAGTGCGCTGATGATGGCTGCAGAGAAGGGAGGAGTGGGTGCTGTAGAGGTGCTGTTGACCAGTGCCAACGCCAGCCTGGGTTTGGTCGACCAGAATGGCAACACAGCCCTCCACCTGGCCTGCAGTAGC GGAAAGGAGGATTGTGTTCTGTTCATCCTGGAGAGGCTAAAGGACACTGTTCTCATAGGTGCCACAAACGCAGCACTGCAGAC GCCACTCCACCTAGCAGCTCGTAgcggtctgaaacaggctgtccagGACCTGCTGTCCAGGGGGGCCAGTGTTCAGATGTTGGATGAGAATG CTCCGGAGTCCCCTCCCCAGGTTCCCTCCTGA